A portion of the Cydia strobilella chromosome 5, ilCydStro3.1, whole genome shotgun sequence genome contains these proteins:
- the LOC134741264 gene encoding helicase POLQ-like, translating to MYSIRKSMKENSSTPKRRRLGMSKILRSPEFFNKKNPDVFSVCSPINVRLLKQTERCESPPLPCNQIEYLCDSGNNSSTCSEIPCSPGVWNSSVVRDIENWDSSLVTKDKVSTTQNLAEIEDISDDMFYSRLEQSCNNEILTSRCEQHFRENIEESFAAVNDSIYQKVQDQEPKDSLFETKDSFLLDIKETCIINENGKVKGTMSDNVENFYGLPVNTKSFFKSYRNIEKFYDWQEECLNLDAIRERRNLIYALPTSGGKTLVAEVLMLREVLNNKKNVLFILPFVAIVQEKIWALSPFAVNLDFLVEEYAAGKGHLPPKKRRSKHSIYIATIEKGLALVRNLIELGRLSEIGLMVVDELHLIGEAGRGATLETLLSTVLFANQGIQIVGMSATIGNLPEVARFLRADIFQRDFRPVTLDEYVKLGSTLYKISAGGEVEPERELNFDYTSAATVLDPDFVGGLVSEVVPSSSCLVFCPTKRNCENVANLLCKLQRKEMALHRIAERQSLEAALKAEGAAPALARAVRYGVAFHHGGLASDERTLLEQAFRSGVVSVLCCTSTLAAGVNLPARRVIVRAPRVGRDFISLGAYRQMCGRAGRAGVTDSGESIIICSAADWPELQAVLRRGLPPVRSCLCLPDPHACCSLVLSGVALQLADTRSKLRELLKTTFMATSSEVDIKKICDDSIRSLIQTGALDVDVGQHKSNDESHTAAGQRIVYSDSKLTVSKLGRAAIKGCMELSVAKQMLQDLESASRGLVLMGSLHLLYLVTPHDAAGVRPDYRHYYSLYCNLDEDAVQTAKILGITEVNAIRMMTGKPITNVSEKVLCRFYVALMLYDLWKQVPFHVVADKYCVSRGIVQSVMASAAALASSATRFCEELEHLWTFRALFSELSPRLAHCAAPELGQLMELPAVKKARALQLMRAGFKRVEDLAKASVDDLAAAVAHLSRAAAAHLVSAARMMLIEKVENLRAEAEDVMEELKV from the exons ATGTATTCGATCAGGAAGTCAATGAAAGAGAATTCATCTACGCCCAAGCGGCGTCGTCTCGGCATGTCTAAGATTTTACGGTCGCCAGAATTCTTTAATAAAAAGAATCCAGATGTGTTTTCAGTATGTAGTCCGATAAATGTACGGCTATTGAAGCAAACGGAGCGTTGTGAATCTCCCCCGCTTCCTTGCAACCAAATTGAATATTTGTGTGACTCCGGTAACAACAGCTCAACATGTAGTGAAATACCATGCTCGCCCGGCGTTTGGAACAGCTCCGTAGTGAGGGATATTGAGAACTGGGATTCTTCATTAGTAACCAAAGATAAAGTTTCGACAACGCAGAATTTGGCGGAAATTGAAGATATTTCAGATGACATGTTCTATTCAAGATTAGAGCAATCATGTAACAACGAAATCCTGACATCGCGATGCGAGCAGCATTTTCGAGAGAATATCGAAGAAAGTTTCGCAGCTGTTAACGACTCTATTTATCAGAAAGTTCAAGATCAAGAGcctaaagatagtttatttgaAACAAAAGATTCCTTTCTGCTAGATATCAAAGAAACTTgtataataaatgaaaatggaaAAGTTAAAGGGACAATGTCTGACAATGTAGAAAATTTCTATGGCTTACCGGTTAATACAAAGAGTTTTTTCAAAAGTTACAGGAATATTGAGAAATTTTATg ATTGGCAAGAAGAGTGTCTAAACTTAGATGCAATTAGAGAGAGGCGTAACCTAATTTACGCCTTACCCACAAGTGGGGGCAAGACGCTGGTAGCCGAGGTTCTGATGCTGCGCGAGGTGCTCAACAACAAGAAGAATGTGCTGTTCATCCTGCCTTTTGTTGCTATTGTACAGGAGAAG ATCTGGGCACTCTCCCCATTTGCCGTCAACCTTGACTTCCTAGTCGAAGAATATGCCGCCGGCAAAGGCCACCTTCCTCCGAAGAAGCGCAGAAGCAAGCACAGCATTTATATAGCCACTATAGAGAAGGGTCTAGCACTGGTGCGGAATCTGATCGAGCTCGGCAGGCTGAGTGAGATCGGACTCATGGTG GTAGACGAACTGCATCTGATCGGCGAAGCGGGCCGCGGAGCCACGCTCGAAACTCTGCTGTCCACGGTACTGTTCGCTAACC AGGGTATCCAGATAGTGGGCATGAGCGCCACCATCGGCAACCTCCCGGAAGTGGCCCGCTTCCTCCGCGCCGACATCTTCCAGCGCGACTTCCGGCCCGTCACGTTGGACGAGTACGTCAAACTAGGATCCACACTGTATAAGATCAGTGCAGGGGGCGAGGTTGAGCCCGAGAGAGAACTGAATTTCGAT TACACCTCAGCGGCCACAGTCCTCGACCCTGACTTCGTGGGTGGACTAGTCTCCGAAGTGGTACCATCCTCCTCTTGCCTCGTCTTCTGTCCCACCAAGCGGAACTGCGAGAACGTGGCCAATCTACTGTGCAAGCTGCAACGCAA GGAAATGGCGTTGCACCGAATAGCGGAGCGGCAATCGTTAGAAGCTGCTCTAAAAGCCGAgggcgccgcgcccgcgctcgcGCGCGCCGTGCGCTACGGCGTCGCCTTCCATCACGGCGGGCTGGCCAGCGACGAGAGGACGCTGCTGGAACAAGCTTTTAG GTCGGGCGTGGTGTCGGTGCTGTGCTGCACGTCGACGCTGGCGGCCGGCGTGAACCTGCCCGCGCGCCGCGTCATCGTGCGCGCGCCGCGCGTGGGCCGCGACTTCATCTCGCTCGGCGCCTACAGGCAGATGTGCGGCCGAGCCGGCCGGGCCGGGGTCACCGACTCTG GCGAAAGCATAATAATCTGCAGCGCGGCGGACTGGCCGGAGCTGCAGGCGGTGCTCCGCCGCGGTCTGCCGCCCGTCCGCAGCTGTCTCTGTCTCCCCGACCCCCACGCGTGCTGCAGCCTCGTGCTCAGCGGAGTAGCGCTACAGCTGGCAGACACGAGGAGCAAGCTTCGCGAACTGTTGAAGACCACTTTTATGGCTACTAG CTCAGAAGTGGACATAAAGAAAATATGCGACGATTCCATCCGCTCGCTCATACAAACCGGCGCCCTCGACGTCGACGTCGGACAACACAAGTCCAACGACGAGTCACACACGGCAGCCGGACAAAGAATAGTTTACAGTGATAGCAAACTGACCGTTAGTAAACTAGGACGGGCAGCTATTAAAG GTTGCATGGAGCTCTCGGTAGCCAAGCAGATGCTGCAAGATCTAGAATCAGCATCTCGCGGCCTGGTACTGATGGGAAGCTTGCATTTGCTCTATCTAGTCACACCACACGACGCGGCTGGCGTGAGGCCAGACTACAGGCATTACTATTCGCTG TACTGCAATCTGGATGAGGACGCCGTGCAGACGGCGAAGATCCTCGGCATCACCGAGGTGAACGCCATCCGGATGATGACTGGCAAACCTATCACG AACGTATCTGAAAAAGTTCTGTGCCGATTTTACGTGGCCTTGATGCTGTACGACCTGTGGAAGCAGGTGCCCTTTCACGTTGTCGCAGACAA ATACTGCGTGTCGCGCGGCATCGTGCAATCTGTCATGGCGTCCGCCGCAGCACTTGCGTCGAGCGCTACGCGCTTTTGCGAGGAGCTGGAACATCTGTGGACCTTCAG GGCATTGTTCAGCGAACTATCCCCTCGCCTGGCGCACTGCGCCGCGCCCGAGCTCGGCCAGCTCATGGAGCTGCCGGCCGTCAAGAAG gcgcgcgcgctgcagctGATGCGCGCCGGCTTCAAGCGGGTCGAGGACCTCGCCAAGGCTTCCGTCGACGACCTCGCGGCGGCCGTGGCGCATCTCTCCCGGGCGGCCGCCGCGCATCTCGTCAGCGCCGCCAGA ATGATGTTGATCGAGAAAGTGGAAAACTTGCGCGCGGAAGCCGAAGATGTCATGGAAGAGTTGAAGGTGTAA
- the LOC134741265 gene encoding uncharacterized protein LOC134741265: MFKVPEWGTDVPDTNVNFSKSANNKKGKKSSTPVTKESPIKPPVIGNIQKKPTAKKSTDKRKLKKIRQKNRQIYQTLSKPQNIESEARSNNNQPGRFVLNPNKPEPKENKPKPVLNINKNNGVNKKHDKLKKPKLDKSPKQKNKNQKAFNNRNETNGTEKKRQKRKHNKDLEISYIKLNNVDTDKADEAIINAKKKKLSEDFKNEDQEDILFGEKPKVKFDKKKEQIKKMLEQSNRNSINVSGNSNSLRERMIAKLQAAQFRYLNEKLYTSSGTEAKELFQGDPAAFETYHQGYQQQIKKWPVNPLDLIVKRIMRMPKTHLIADMGCGSATLSRRIPQKVRSFDLVASSPGVEACDMAHTPLLSASVDVVVYCLALMGTQLAEYLAEGNRVLKTGGHLLIAEVESRFDKLDDFTRAVERLGFKLLKTDQSHKVFYFMEFKKIQEASKKARHVPLTLKPCLYKRR, translated from the exons ATGTTCAAAGTGCCAGAATGGGGCACCGACGTGCCCGACACTAATGTAAACTTCTCCAAATCTGCAAAC AATAAAAAGGGAAAAAAGTCGTCTACACCAGTGACCAAAGAGTCTCCAATCAAACCTCCAGTAATTGGCAACATTCAGAAAAAACCAACCGCTAAGAAATCTACGGACAAACGGAAGTTGAAGAAAATCAGGCAGAAAAACAGGCAAATATATCAAACTTTGAGTAAACCTCAAAATATTGAATCTGAAGCTCGTTCAAATAACAATCAGCCAGGTAGATTTGTATTGAACCCAAATAAACCAGAACCTAAGGAAAATAAGCCGAAACCTGTTcttaatatcaataaaaataatggagTCAATAAAAAACATGATAAACTTAAGAAACCCAAACTTGACAAATCtcctaaacaaaaaaataagaaccaaaaagcGTTCAATAATCGAAATGAAACTAATGGCACAGAAAAGAAGCGCCAAAAGCGAAAACATAACAAAGACCTTGAAATAAGTTACATAAAGCTTAATAATGTTGACACAGACAAAGCGGACGAGGCAATTATTAATGCCAAGAAAAAGAAATTGAGTGAGGATTTTAAAAATGAGGACCAAGAAGATATTCTGTTCGGAGAAAAGCCTAAAGTGAAATTTGACAAGAAGAAGGAACAGATAAAGAAAATGCTGGAGCAAAGCAACAGGAACTCTATCAATGTTAGTGGGAATTCTAATTCACTGCGAGAAAGAATGATCGCCAAATTGCAAG CTGCGCAGTTCAGATACCTCAATGAAAAGCTGTACACATCATCGGGAACAGAAGCAAAGGAGCTATTCCAAGGTGACCCAGCTGCCTTCGAGACATACCACCAAGGTTACCAGCAGCAGATCAAGAAATGGCCTGTTAACCCGCTGGACCTCATTGTCAAGAGGATCATGAGAAT GCCTAAAACCCACCTCATAGCAGACATGGGTTGCGGCTCTGCCACTCTTTCCCGTCGGATTCCCCAGAAGGTCCGCTCATTTGACCTGGTGGCTTCATCACCAGGGGTTGAAGCTTGTGACATGGCTCATACGCCACTGCTGAGCGCCTCGGTGGACGTGGTTGTGTATTGTCTGGCGTTGATGGGGACGCAGTTGGCCGAGTATTTGGCTGAAGGGAACAGGGTGCTGAAGACTGG AGGCCATCTCCTGATTGCCGAGGTGGAGTCCCGGTTCGACAAACTGGACGATTTCACGCGCGCAGTGGAGCGGCTCGGGTTCAAACTCCTCAAGACGGATCAGAGTCACAAGGTTTTCTATTTTATGGAGTTCAAGAAAATTCAGGAGGCATCGAAAAAAGCTAGACATGTGCCGTTGACTTTGAAACCTTGCTTGTATAAGAGAAGATag